In Pseudonocardia cypriaca, a single genomic region encodes these proteins:
- a CDS encoding prolyl oligopeptidase family serine peptidase translates to MDAPYPAAERLDLIEDLHGHLVADPYRWLEDPDDPRTRAWAAAQDVLTREHLDRLPGRQELTTRLTELLSAGSVSAPLWRAGRRFATRRAPGQEHAVLHVREPDGDERVLLDPVEIDPTGRTTLDGWVPDLEGRLLAYQLSSGGDEHSVLHVLDVATGEDVEAPIDRCRYSDVAWLPGGEELVFVRMVAEDEVPAGEQAFHRRIWRHRVGTPATADELVDGPGLYEEHTYYGVHVSRDGGWLVVTGNVGTARRDSVWIAELSDGEKIPPLTPLLTQADDVQCHAWVDRDGLLYLHTTDGAPRWRLAVTDPRTPGREHWRDLVPEDPGSVLQAVRRLERPDGAPLLALARARHAVAEVALHDAADGTLHATVPLPGTGSLTGFSVADRDTPDEAGRLWLGWTDLVTPPEVHRYDLATELTVREEAAPGAIDVPAVRTEHREFTSADGTTVRMFVISPPDAPGPRPALVTGYGGFGISREPAYTASALAWVEAGGTFALVSLRGGGEEGEEWHLAGNRADKQNVFDDLHAAATALIDAGDTAVDRLAIMGGSNGGLLVGAALTQRPELYRAVVCSAPLLDMVRYEEFSLGRTWNDEYGTAADPEELGWLLGYSPYHHVADDVAYPAVLFTVFDSDTRVDPLHARKMCAALQHATTGDPQTRPILIRRETDVGHGARAVSRSVALAVDQLSFLAAHTGLELS, encoded by the coding sequence GTGGACGCCCCCTACCCGGCCGCCGAGCGCCTCGACCTGATCGAGGATCTGCACGGCCACCTCGTGGCCGACCCGTACCGGTGGCTCGAGGACCCGGACGACCCGCGTACGCGGGCGTGGGCGGCCGCGCAGGACGTGCTGACCCGCGAACACCTCGACCGGCTCCCCGGCCGCCAGGAGCTCACCACGAGGCTCACCGAGCTCCTGTCGGCCGGGTCGGTGTCGGCCCCGCTGTGGCGCGCCGGTCGTCGGTTCGCCACCCGCCGCGCGCCGGGGCAGGAGCACGCCGTGCTGCACGTCCGGGAGCCCGACGGGGACGAGCGGGTGCTGCTCGACCCCGTCGAGATCGACCCGACCGGGCGCACCACCCTCGACGGCTGGGTGCCCGACCTGGAGGGCAGGCTGCTGGCCTACCAGCTCTCCAGCGGCGGCGACGAGCACTCGGTGCTGCACGTCCTCGACGTCGCCACCGGGGAGGACGTCGAGGCGCCCATCGACCGGTGCCGCTACTCGGACGTCGCCTGGCTGCCGGGGGGCGAGGAGCTCGTCTTCGTGCGGATGGTGGCCGAGGACGAGGTGCCGGCCGGGGAGCAGGCGTTCCACCGCCGGATCTGGCGGCACCGGGTGGGCACGCCCGCCACGGCCGACGAGCTGGTCGACGGCCCCGGGCTCTACGAGGAGCACACCTACTACGGCGTGCACGTGTCGCGCGACGGCGGCTGGCTCGTGGTCACCGGCAACGTCGGCACGGCCCGGCGCGACAGCGTGTGGATCGCGGAGCTGAGCGACGGGGAGAAGATCCCTCCGCTCACACCGTTGCTGACCCAGGCCGACGACGTGCAGTGCCACGCGTGGGTCGACCGCGACGGCCTGCTGTACCTGCACACCACCGACGGCGCCCCGCGCTGGCGGCTCGCCGTCACCGACCCGCGCACGCCGGGGAGGGAGCACTGGCGCGACCTCGTCCCGGAGGACCCCGGTTCGGTGCTGCAGGCCGTGCGCCGCCTCGAACGGCCGGACGGGGCACCCCTGCTCGCGCTCGCGCGCGCCCGGCACGCGGTGGCGGAGGTCGCGCTGCACGACGCCGCCGACGGCACCCTGCACGCCACCGTCCCGCTGCCGGGCACCGGCTCCCTCACCGGCTTCTCGGTGGCCGACCGGGACACACCCGACGAGGCCGGTCGGCTGTGGCTCGGCTGGACCGACCTGGTCACGCCCCCTGAGGTGCACCGCTACGACCTCGCCACCGAGCTGACGGTCCGGGAGGAGGCGGCGCCGGGTGCGATCGACGTGCCCGCCGTGCGCACCGAGCACCGCGAGTTCACCTCGGCCGACGGCACGACCGTGCGGATGTTCGTCATCAGCCCGCCCGACGCGCCAGGCCCCCGGCCGGCGCTCGTCACCGGCTACGGCGGTTTCGGCATCAGCCGCGAGCCGGCCTACACCGCCTCGGCGCTTGCGTGGGTCGAGGCGGGCGGCACGTTCGCGCTGGTGTCCCTGCGCGGCGGCGGCGAGGAGGGCGAGGAGTGGCACCTCGCCGGGAACCGCGCCGACAAGCAGAACGTCTTCGACGACCTGCACGCCGCGGCCACCGCCCTCATCGACGCGGGCGACACCGCAGTCGACCGTCTCGCGATCATGGGCGGGTCCAACGGCGGCCTGCTCGTCGGCGCGGCGCTCACCCAGCGCCCCGAGCTCTACCGGGCGGTCGTCTGCTCGGCACCACTGCTGGACATGGTGCGATACGAGGAGTTCTCGCTCGGCCGCACCTGGAACGACGAGTACGGCACCGCCGCCGATCCCGAAGAGCTCGGCTGGCTGCTGGGCTACTCGCCCTACCACCACGTCGCCGACGACGTGGCCTACCCGGCCGTGCTCTTCACCGTGTTCGACTCCGACACGCGGGTCGACCCGCTGCACGCCCGCAAGATGTGCGCGGCGCTGCAGCACGCCACCACCGGCGACCCGCAAACCCGTCCGATCCTCATCCGCCGCGAGACCGACGTGGGCCATGGCGCCCGCGCGGTCTCCCGCAGCGTCGCGTTGGCGGTCGACCAGCTGTCCTTCCTCGCCGCACACACCGGTCTGGAGCTGTCGTGA
- a CDS encoding mechanosensitive ion channel family protein, with the protein MTPAPLPPTPPAALPAAAVPDQPTCAADAGSWCSEFYKLTNSDFLARSADTIVSTSFNVALIVVLCVVARFLIHRTINRVVDGATSSRLSRIVGRAPGLRNGNGNGPTTPRRAQRARTIGSVLRSISSTVILTVGSIMVLAEFGVALAPILASAGIVGVAVGFGAQNLVRDFLSGMFMLLEDQYGVGDIIDAGEASGVVEAVGLRITTLRDHQGTVWYVRNGEILRVGNKSQGYAVAVIDLPLSHAADIPTASAIAERAATERIADKDVADSVLEPPEMLGVERVGPEGVTLRLTVKVKPGEQFAVQRALNAVIADAFEDANVPRPTVFPASDSRPSMP; encoded by the coding sequence GTGACCCCCGCTCCCCTGCCCCCCACTCCCCCTGCAGCCCTGCCCGCTGCCGCCGTACCCGACCAACCCACCTGCGCTGCCGACGCAGGCAGCTGGTGCTCGGAGTTCTACAAGTTGACCAACAGCGACTTCCTCGCCCGCTCCGCCGACACGATCGTCTCCACCTCGTTCAACGTGGCGCTGATCGTCGTGCTCTGCGTGGTGGCCAGGTTCCTGATCCACCGCACGATCAACCGCGTAGTCGACGGAGCCACCAGCTCGCGGCTCTCCCGCATCGTCGGCCGCGCGCCCGGGTTGCGCAACGGGAACGGGAACGGCCCCACGACCCCGCGCCGCGCCCAACGGGCCCGCACCATCGGCTCCGTGCTGCGCTCGATCAGCTCGACCGTCATCCTCACGGTCGGCTCGATCATGGTGCTCGCCGAGTTCGGCGTCGCGCTCGCCCCGATCCTCGCCTCGGCCGGGATCGTCGGTGTCGCGGTCGGGTTCGGAGCCCAGAACCTCGTCCGCGACTTCCTCTCGGGCATGTTCATGCTGCTGGAGGACCAGTACGGCGTCGGCGACATCATCGACGCCGGCGAGGCCAGCGGCGTCGTCGAGGCCGTCGGTCTCCGGATCACGACGCTGCGGGACCACCAGGGCACCGTCTGGTACGTCCGCAACGGCGAGATCCTGCGCGTCGGCAACAAGAGCCAGGGCTACGCCGTCGCGGTGATCGACCTGCCGCTCTCCCACGCCGCCGATATCCCCACGGCGAGCGCCATCGCCGAGCGCGCCGCCACCGAGCGGATCGCCGACAAGGACGTCGCCGACTCCGTGCTGGAACCGCCCGAGATGCTCGGGGTCGAGCGGGTCGGACCGGAGGGCGTCACGCTGCGCCTGACCGTCAAGGTCAAGCCCGGCGAGCAGTTCGCCGTCCAGCGCGCGCTCAACGCCGTCATCGCGGACGCCTTCGAGGACGCCAACGTCCCGCGCCCCACGGTCTTCCCGGCGTCGGACTCCCGGCCCTCGATGCCGTGA
- a CDS encoding globin, whose amino-acid sequence MTDPQNFYAEVGGAPVFEKLVRRFYEQVAEDEVLRPLYPEEDLGPAEERLRLFLEQYWGGPRTYSDQRGHPRLRMRHAPFKVGPIERDAWLRCMRVAVDDAGLSPAHRDQLWQYLTYAAASMVNSPF is encoded by the coding sequence GTGACCGATCCCCAGAACTTCTACGCCGAGGTCGGCGGAGCCCCGGTCTTCGAGAAGCTCGTCCGGCGGTTCTACGAACAGGTGGCCGAGGACGAGGTGCTGCGCCCCCTCTACCCCGAGGAGGACCTCGGCCCGGCCGAGGAGCGGTTGCGGCTGTTCCTCGAGCAGTACTGGGGCGGCCCGCGCACCTACTCGGACCAGCGCGGGCACCCCCGGCTGCGGATGCGGCACGCGCCGTTCAAGGTGGGGCCCATCGAGCGCGACGCCTGGCTGCGGTGCATGCGGGTGGCCGTCGACGACGCGGGACTGAGCCCCGCCCACCGCGACCAGCTGTGGCAATACCTCACCTACGCGGCCGCGAGTATGGTGAACAGCCCCTTCTGA
- a CDS encoding glycoside hydrolase family 13 protein has product MQRLPTPPAPPAPVPQWWRDAVVYQIYVRSFSDSDGDGIGDLDGIRARLGYLELLGVDAIWLTPFYTSPMADHGYDVADPRDVDPVFGDLAAFDRLIADAHEHGLRVTIDLVPNHTSSEHEWFRAALDSAPGSPERARYHFRRGRGPNGDEPPNNWQSVFGGPAWTRVQDPDGSPGEWYLHLFAPEQPDLNWTNPEVWADLEKTLRFWLDRGVDGFRIDVAHGMSKPPDLPDAREDREPSHDGERWAASVVEPDPRFDHDDVHGVHRMIRAVLDHYPGRLVVGEVWVGDSARFSRYMRSDELHLGFNFRLVRAPFEAAAIRTAIEQSLAAVAGVGAPAAWTLSNHDVSRPVTRYGGGVTGLARARAMALVELALPGVVYLYNGEELGLPDVELPDETLQDPVWELSGHTRRGRDRCRVPMPWEGSAPGFGFTSGDPWLPMPPDYGKLVAAEQLEDTASMLSLVRRAIELRNTHPGFDGEELEWFGAPEGCFAFRRAGTTLVCALNTSTDVVPLPPGEAILASGPLTDGMLPPDTAAWLA; this is encoded by the coding sequence GTGCAGCGTCTACCCACCCCGCCGGCCCCGCCGGCTCCCGTCCCCCAGTGGTGGCGCGACGCTGTGGTGTACCAGATCTACGTCCGGTCCTTCTCCGACTCCGACGGCGACGGCATCGGTGACCTCGACGGCATCCGGGCCCGGCTCGGGTACCTCGAGCTGCTCGGCGTGGACGCCATCTGGCTCACCCCGTTCTACACCTCGCCGATGGCCGACCACGGCTACGACGTGGCCGACCCGCGCGACGTCGACCCGGTGTTCGGCGACCTCGCCGCGTTCGACCGCCTCATCGCCGACGCCCACGAGCACGGCCTGCGGGTCACGATCGACCTCGTCCCCAACCACACGTCCAGCGAGCACGAGTGGTTCCGCGCGGCGCTGGACAGCGCGCCGGGCAGCCCCGAGCGGGCCCGCTACCACTTCCGCCGCGGCCGCGGCCCGAACGGCGACGAGCCCCCGAACAACTGGCAGAGCGTCTTCGGCGGGCCTGCGTGGACCCGGGTGCAGGACCCGGACGGCAGCCCCGGCGAGTGGTACCTGCACCTCTTCGCACCCGAGCAGCCGGATCTGAACTGGACGAACCCGGAGGTGTGGGCCGACCTGGAGAAGACGCTGCGGTTCTGGCTGGACCGCGGCGTCGACGGGTTCCGGATCGACGTCGCCCACGGCATGAGCAAGCCGCCGGACCTCCCGGACGCCCGCGAGGACCGCGAGCCGTCCCACGACGGCGAGCGGTGGGCCGCGTCGGTCGTCGAGCCGGACCCGCGGTTCGACCACGACGACGTCCACGGCGTGCACCGGATGATCCGCGCGGTGCTCGACCACTACCCCGGCCGGCTCGTCGTCGGTGAGGTGTGGGTGGGCGACAGCGCCCGGTTCTCCCGCTACATGCGTTCAGACGAGCTGCACCTGGGCTTCAACTTCCGGCTGGTACGGGCGCCGTTCGAGGCGGCCGCGATCCGCACGGCGATCGAGCAGTCGCTCGCCGCCGTGGCCGGAGTGGGCGCGCCCGCGGCCTGGACCCTGTCCAACCACGACGTCTCCCGGCCCGTCACCCGCTACGGCGGTGGCGTCACCGGGCTGGCCCGAGCCAGGGCGATGGCCCTCGTGGAGCTGGCGCTGCCGGGGGTCGTCTACCTCTACAACGGCGAGGAGCTCGGCCTCCCCGACGTCGAGCTGCCCGACGAGACGCTGCAGGATCCGGTGTGGGAGCTCTCCGGCCACACCCGCCGGGGCCGCGACCGCTGCCGCGTGCCGATGCCCTGGGAAGGCAGCGCCCCGGGCTTCGGGTTCACCTCCGGGGACCCGTGGCTGCCGATGCCGCCCGACTACGGCAAGCTCGTCGCCGCCGAGCAGCTGGAGGACACCGCCTCCATGCTGTCGCTGGTGCGGCGGGCGATCGAGCTGCGCAACACCCACCCCGGCTTCGACGGGGAGGAGCTGGAGTGGTTCGGCGCTCCCGAGGGCTGCTTCGCGTTCCGCCGAGCGGGCACCACCCTCGTCTGCGCGCTGAACACCTCCACGGACGTGGTCCCGCTCCCGCCCGGCGAAGCCATCCTGGCCAGCGGACCCCTCACCGACGGCATGCTCCCCCCGGACACCGCCGCCTGGCTCGCCTGA
- a CDS encoding acyl-CoA thioesterase: MAPFVAHVAVRWTDQDVFQHVNHAVAVTLLEEARIQLVFDEAAAAGVSKFATGLLVTELPVDYKRQISYRSRRLRVAMTVDDMRAAAFRIRYAMHDGPEEGDAVAVTAQTRLATFDLASQRPRRLTPEEREFLGRWAA; the protein is encoded by the coding sequence GTGGCTCCCTTCGTCGCTCATGTCGCCGTGCGCTGGACCGACCAGGACGTCTTCCAGCACGTCAACCACGCGGTCGCCGTGACGCTTCTCGAGGAGGCGCGCATCCAGCTCGTCTTCGACGAGGCAGCGGCGGCGGGCGTGTCGAAGTTCGCCACCGGCCTGCTCGTCACGGAGCTGCCGGTGGACTACAAACGCCAGATCTCCTACCGGTCCCGGCGGCTGCGGGTGGCGATGACGGTGGACGACATGCGGGCGGCGGCGTTCCGCATCCGCTATGCGATGCACGACGGACCGGAGGAGGGCGACGCCGTCGCCGTCACGGCCCAGACGCGGCTCGCCACGTTCGACCTGGCCTCCCAGCGGCCGCGGCGGCTCACCCCGGAGGAGCGGGAGTTCCTGGGGAGGTGGGCGGCATGA
- a CDS encoding NAD-glutamate dehydrogenase: MTSRTREWAESPATDPEPTDPALADLGALYARHAPDLQRGDHLPLLLGAARGHLQLARVRAAGEPLIRVRDPQESTEAGSVVEIVTDDMPFLVESLLAAVARAGSETQRVIHPIVVVRRGPTGELADVLTDADPAAPPPDALVESWIHLDLAPGDVDRAELEQALARVLRDVREVVEDAEPMVQRARQVADDLPSRSPASDGTNPADVAELLRWLADGHFTFLGYQHYRVSGDDMHAEPESGLGVLRKHSTIAGKFAPKVDKAEGQDELLVMTRASAPSPLRPVHPYYLAIRTFDASGRLVGEHRFLGLLTVPALYESVLDIPVVERRVRDAIHRAGFPLESYSGQRMLEVISGLPREELFAVGEQRLHDTAVGVLAVAGRRAVRLFLRSDPYRRFVSCLVYVPRDRYTTDARIRMADVLQRRLGGRQVEFTVRLSESSLAMVHFTVLAEPDAAGFGDVDVAALQDELTEAVRTWDDRLLSQPDTAGVAALLPGVPEPYKAAVAPQHAVEDLRRIAALSETGAFDTRMYMADVENSEPRFTLYLAGAPASLTAVLPLLQQLGVDVLDERPSEFARPDGLRCFLYDFGIKVDESVRAAFDDPQVVQAFCTAFRAAWRGDAESDRFSALVLRAGLPWREAAVLRAYARYARQLGSPYGPNYMANTLLAHPGVAKALMALFRARFEPGLAEREREVLAALAEVRGLIDAVTGLDADRILRSYLAMMTATLRTNWFRERAFFSFKLNPAEVPGMPAPRPKFEIFVYSPRVEGVHLRFGPVARGGLRYSDRPQDYRTEILGLVKAQAVKNAVIVPVGAKGGFIVRRDDAGPDEVEFCYRTFISGLLDVTDNLVVGEGGATETVPPPDVVRHDGDDSYLVVAADKGTAKFSDVANDVAASYGFWLGDAFASGGSVGYDHKAMGITAKGAWESVKRHFLELGIDTQTQEFTVVGVGDMSGDVFGNGMLLSRHIRLLAAFDHRHVFVDPDPDAAASFAERERLFALPRSSWDDYDRSVISRGGGVWPRTAKSVPTGPEIRAALGIADGVDRLSPPELIAAILRAPADLLWNGGIGTYVKASDETHADAGDKANDPVRADASELRVKVVGEGGNLGLTQRGRIEFARRGGKINTDAIDNSAGVDCSDHEVNIKVLLDRLVAAGQLDREARNAVLLEMTDEVADLVLADNRDQNAVLGIARAHAAGMVSVHARLAADLETRRGLDREIEVLPSVDGFAALEAAGTGLTSPELATLLAHTKLDLTAQVLATDLPDVAAFAARLPEYFPHAVRERFAAAVREHPLRREIVTTLLVNEMVDGAGMTYAFRLGEELSAGPADALRAYAVTTAVFDLRALWEELRSPGIPTAVSDQLVLESRRLLDRASRWFLTNRPQPLAVGAEVSRFASTVRELSEALPQFLHGRELAGVEMKAAELRSTGIEPETAMHSAALVYRYGLLDVVELTELSERDREAREPQEVAGLYYGLSEHLGIDTALTSVTALERGDRWHALARLALRDDLYASLRAITLDALREAGPGTSVDKAIALWERANASRLVRARAALQEVGKAGQLDLATLSVVSRQLRGLAR, encoded by the coding sequence GTGACGAGCCGGACCCGGGAGTGGGCGGAGTCGCCCGCTACCGATCCCGAGCCGACCGACCCCGCCCTTGCCGACCTGGGGGCGCTGTACGCGCGGCACGCGCCGGACCTCCAGCGCGGCGACCACCTGCCGCTGCTTCTCGGCGCGGCCCGCGGCCACCTGCAGCTCGCGCGGGTGCGGGCCGCCGGGGAGCCGCTGATCCGGGTGCGGGACCCGCAGGAGAGCACCGAGGCGGGATCGGTCGTCGAGATCGTCACCGACGACATGCCGTTCCTCGTCGAGTCGCTGCTGGCCGCCGTGGCCCGGGCGGGTTCCGAGACGCAGCGGGTGATCCACCCGATCGTCGTGGTGCGCCGCGGCCCCACGGGCGAGCTCGCCGACGTGCTCACCGACGCGGACCCGGCGGCACCGCCCCCGGATGCACTCGTCGAGTCGTGGATCCACCTCGACCTCGCCCCCGGCGACGTCGACCGGGCCGAGCTGGAGCAGGCGCTGGCGCGCGTGCTGCGCGACGTCCGCGAGGTCGTCGAGGACGCCGAACCCATGGTGCAGCGGGCGCGGCAGGTTGCCGACGACCTGCCCAGCCGCTCCCCGGCGTCCGACGGCACCAACCCGGCCGACGTCGCGGAGCTGCTGCGCTGGCTCGCCGACGGCCACTTCACGTTCCTCGGGTACCAGCACTACCGGGTCAGCGGTGACGACATGCACGCCGAACCGGAGTCGGGTCTCGGCGTGCTCCGGAAGCATTCGACGATCGCCGGCAAGTTCGCGCCGAAGGTCGACAAGGCCGAAGGCCAGGACGAGCTGCTGGTGATGACGCGCGCCAGCGCGCCGAGCCCGCTGCGGCCCGTGCACCCGTACTACCTCGCGATTCGCACGTTCGACGCGAGCGGGCGGCTCGTCGGGGAGCACCGGTTCCTCGGGCTGCTCACCGTGCCTGCGCTGTACGAGAGCGTGCTGGACATCCCGGTTGTCGAGCGGCGCGTGCGCGACGCGATCCACCGGGCGGGCTTCCCGCTGGAGTCGTACTCCGGGCAGCGCATGCTGGAGGTGATCTCCGGGCTGCCGCGCGAGGAGCTGTTCGCGGTCGGCGAGCAGCGGCTGCACGACACCGCGGTCGGCGTGCTCGCGGTGGCCGGCCGCCGGGCCGTGCGGCTGTTCCTGCGCTCCGACCCGTACCGCCGGTTCGTCTCGTGCCTCGTCTACGTGCCGCGTGACCGCTACACCACCGACGCCCGCATCCGGATGGCCGACGTGCTGCAGCGTCGGCTGGGTGGCAGGCAGGTCGAGTTCACGGTTCGGCTGTCGGAGTCGAGCCTCGCGATGGTGCACTTCACGGTCCTGGCCGAGCCGGACGCCGCCGGGTTCGGTGACGTCGACGTGGCGGCGCTGCAGGACGAGCTCACCGAGGCCGTCCGCACCTGGGACGACCGGCTGCTCTCGCAGCCCGACACGGCCGGGGTGGCCGCGCTCCTGCCCGGCGTGCCCGAGCCGTACAAGGCCGCCGTCGCCCCGCAGCACGCTGTCGAGGACCTGCGCCGGATCGCGGCCCTGTCCGAGACGGGCGCGTTCGACACCCGCATGTACATGGCCGACGTCGAGAACAGCGAGCCGCGGTTCACCCTCTACCTCGCGGGCGCGCCCGCCTCGCTCACCGCGGTGCTCCCGCTGCTGCAGCAGCTCGGCGTCGACGTGCTGGACGAGCGCCCTTCGGAGTTCGCGCGGCCCGACGGGCTGCGGTGCTTCCTCTACGACTTCGGGATCAAGGTCGACGAGTCCGTCCGGGCGGCGTTCGACGATCCCCAGGTCGTGCAGGCGTTCTGCACGGCCTTCCGGGCGGCGTGGCGCGGCGACGCGGAGTCCGACCGGTTCTCGGCGCTGGTGCTCCGCGCCGGGCTGCCGTGGCGCGAGGCCGCCGTGCTGCGTGCGTACGCCCGCTACGCCCGCCAGCTGGGCAGCCCGTACGGGCCGAACTACATGGCCAACACGCTGCTCGCGCACCCGGGCGTCGCAAAGGCCCTGATGGCGCTCTTCCGCGCGCGGTTCGAGCCCGGGCTCGCCGAGCGCGAGCGGGAGGTGCTCGCCGCGCTCGCCGAGGTGCGTGGGCTGATCGACGCCGTCACGGGGTTGGACGCCGACCGGATCCTGCGCAGCTACCTCGCGATGATGACCGCGACCCTTCGCACCAACTGGTTCCGCGAGCGCGCCTTCTTCTCGTTCAAGCTGAACCCGGCCGAGGTGCCCGGGATGCCCGCGCCCCGGCCGAAGTTCGAGATCTTCGTGTACTCGCCGCGGGTGGAGGGTGTGCACCTGCGGTTCGGGCCGGTCGCCCGTGGCGGTCTGCGGTACTCGGACCGGCCGCAGGACTACCGCACCGAGATCCTCGGCCTGGTCAAGGCCCAGGCGGTGAAGAACGCGGTGATCGTCCCGGTGGGGGCGAAGGGCGGCTTCATCGTCCGGCGCGACGACGCCGGGCCCGACGAGGTCGAGTTCTGCTACCGGACCTTCATCTCGGGCCTGCTGGACGTCACCGACAACCTCGTCGTGGGAGAGGGCGGGGCCACCGAGACCGTGCCGCCGCCGGACGTGGTGCGCCACGACGGTGACGACTCCTACCTCGTCGTCGCGGCCGACAAGGGCACGGCCAAGTTCTCGGACGTGGCCAACGACGTCGCCGCGTCGTACGGGTTCTGGCTGGGTGACGCGTTCGCCTCCGGCGGTTCGGTCGGCTACGACCACAAGGCCATGGGCATCACCGCCAAGGGCGCGTGGGAGAGCGTCAAGCGGCACTTCCTGGAGCTGGGTATCGACACCCAGACCCAGGAGTTCACGGTGGTCGGCGTCGGCGACATGTCCGGCGACGTCTTCGGCAACGGGATGCTGCTCTCGCGGCACATCCGGCTGCTCGCCGCCTTCGACCACCGGCACGTCTTCGTCGACCCGGACCCGGACGCCGCGGCGAGCTTCGCCGAGCGCGAGCGGCTGTTCGCGCTGCCGCGGTCCTCTTGGGACGACTACGACCGGTCGGTCATCAGCAGAGGCGGCGGGGTGTGGCCGCGTACGGCGAAGTCGGTGCCGACCGGGCCGGAGATCCGTGCGGCGCTGGGCATCGCCGATGGCGTCGACCGGCTGAGCCCGCCCGAGCTGATCGCGGCGATCCTGCGCGCCCCGGCCGACCTGCTGTGGAACGGCGGCATCGGCACCTACGTGAAGGCGTCGGACGAGACGCACGCCGACGCGGGGGACAAGGCCAACGACCCCGTGCGCGCCGACGCGTCGGAGTTACGCGTGAAGGTCGTCGGTGAGGGCGGAAACCTCGGCCTCACCCAGCGCGGGCGCATCGAGTTCGCCCGGCGCGGCGGGAAGATCAACACCGATGCGATCGACAACTCGGCGGGCGTCGACTGCTCCGACCACGAGGTCAACATCAAGGTCCTGCTGGACCGCCTGGTCGCCGCCGGTCAGCTCGACCGGGAGGCCCGCAACGCGGTCCTGCTGGAGATGACCGACGAGGTGGCCGACCTCGTCCTCGCCGACAACCGCGACCAGAACGCCGTGCTGGGCATCGCGCGGGCGCACGCCGCCGGGATGGTCAGCGTCCACGCGCGCCTCGCGGCCGATCTCGAGACGCGGCGCGGGCTCGACCGCGAGATCGAGGTGCTCCCCAGCGTCGACGGCTTCGCCGCGCTGGAGGCCGCCGGCACCGGCCTCACCAGCCCCGAGCTGGCCACGTTGCTGGCCCACACCAAGCTCGACCTGACGGCGCAGGTGCTGGCCACCGACCTGCCCGACGTGGCCGCGTTCGCGGCGCGGCTGCCGGAGTACTTCCCGCACGCGGTGCGCGAGCGGTTCGCCGCCGCCGTCCGCGAGCACCCGCTGCGGCGCGAGATCGTCACGACGCTGCTGGTCAACGAGATGGTCGACGGCGCCGGGATGACTTATGCGTTCCGGCTGGGCGAGGAGCTCTCGGCCGGCCCCGCCGACGCGCTGCGGGCCTACGCCGTCACCACCGCCGTGTTCGACCTGCGCGCGCTGTGGGAGGAGCTGCGGTCGCCGGGGATCCCCACGGCCGTCTCGGACCAGCTCGTGCTCGAGTCGCGCCGGTTGCTCGACCGCGCCTCGCGCTGGTTCCTCACCAACCGCCCGCAGCCGCTCGCGGTCGGGGCAGAGGTGAGCCGGTTCGCGTCCACCGTGCGGGAGCTGAGCGAGGCGCTGCCGCAGTTCCTGCATGGTCGCGAGCTGGCGGGCGTCGAGATGAAGGCGGCCGAGCTGCGGTCGACCGGCATCGAGCCGGAGACGGCGATGCACAGTGCCGCGCTCGTGTACCGCTACGGGCTGCTCGACGTCGTCGAGCTCACGGAGCTGTCGGAGCGCGACCGGGAGGCACGAGAGCCGCAGGAGGTCGCGGGCCTGTACTACGGCCTGTCCGAGCACCTGGGCATCGACACGGCGCTCACATCGGTCACCGCGCTGGAGCGTGGCGACCGCTGGCACGCGCTCGCCCGGCTCGCCCTGCGCGACGACCTGTACGCGTCGCTGCGGGCGATCACCCTCGACGCGCTGCGCGAGGCCGGCCCCGGCACGTCCGTGGACAAGGCGATCGCGCTGTGGGAGAGGGCGAACGCCTCCCGGCTGGTCCGCGCCCGTGCGGCCCTGCAGGAGGTGGGCAAGGCGGGACAGCTGGACCTGGCCACGCTCTCGGTCGTGTCCCGGCAGCTGCGCGGCCTGGCCCGCTGA